The proteins below come from a single Tenuifilum thalassicum genomic window:
- a CDS encoding TonB-dependent receptor: MKRFLLFFFLILSVLVVNDVFANLPEGSCRLTGVVKCKGEVLPFANVVIKGTTLGTVTNESGRFSFCNLSKGSYTIVVSSVGYKTVELPVKVKDDERVELSIELEEDLLQLDEVVVSADRGMIKRTQAPVMVNTISPTVFNSTQSAVAGEALNFMPGLRLENDCQNCGFNQVRMNGLEGPYSQILINSRPIFSGLASVYGLELLPSNMIERIEVVRGGGSVLYGSNAIAGTINIILKDAVANSYEVGFSSSGVGFGLKDANGPIPDFSLNFNNTLVAADNRTGITVYGFNRDRSMFDANGDGFSELAPLSNFSMGTRIWQKLGDRGKISVDFFGIREKRDGGNKQAYPLHERDVAEAVKHDLRAGSLLYERYFRHLDLFSFFVSAQYLNRDSYYGANKSLSSYGKSRDITFNAGMQYKAILGLSTLTFGSELTGSNLNDKKLAYRDISNPIFEIDTQTGDTLGVNYPQVDNTTVSDQGLLTYGVFAQHDLSIGKLKTSLGLRLEQYRVVDYVHEDNPDKNGLVLVPRVSLMYNATEWMQARVSYSQGYRTPQIFDEDLHVETSGARQVINRNDPDLKQETSHSFMFSLDINKQVGRNYIGFLTELFYTRLQDPFVNEIGTPDENGVVVYTRRNAPDGATVKGFNMEGKFKSLKDFSVTAGFTLQSSLYDVPQEFGERKFFRTPSQYGYLILDWDFMKGFCLSVSGTYTGSMLAPYFGPNTNMETGELRETQEFFDMNLKLSYDVDLNGKVLRFFGGVKNIFNSYQSDFDMGINRDPSYIYGPTNPRTIFVGVKFGNLLR, from the coding sequence ATGAAAAGGTTTTTGTTGTTTTTCTTTTTGATATTAAGTGTTTTAGTGGTGAATGATGTGTTTGCCAATTTACCAGAAGGTAGTTGTAGATTAACTGGGGTAGTAAAATGTAAGGGCGAAGTTCTGCCATTTGCCAACGTTGTGATTAAAGGGACTACATTAGGGACTGTAACTAATGAGAGTGGTCGATTCTCTTTTTGCAATTTAAGTAAAGGAAGCTACACAATTGTAGTTAGTTCAGTAGGATACAAAACAGTAGAATTACCAGTAAAAGTTAAGGATGATGAACGAGTTGAACTATCAATAGAATTAGAGGAAGATTTGCTTCAACTCGATGAAGTTGTCGTATCAGCCGATAGGGGCATGATTAAAAGAACCCAGGCACCAGTGATGGTGAATACAATCTCTCCAACGGTGTTTAACTCCACTCAATCGGCTGTTGCGGGCGAGGCGCTTAACTTCATGCCTGGTTTGCGACTGGAAAACGATTGCCAGAATTGTGGGTTTAATCAGGTTAGAATGAACGGACTAGAGGGACCTTATAGCCAAATTCTTATTAATAGCCGTCCTATTTTTAGTGGTTTGGCAAGTGTTTATGGGTTGGAATTGTTGCCCTCTAATATGATTGAAAGAATTGAAGTAGTCAGAGGGGGTGGCTCCGTTTTATATGGGAGTAATGCAATTGCTGGAACAATCAACATAATTCTAAAAGATGCTGTTGCAAACTCTTATGAGGTTGGCTTTTCGTCAAGTGGAGTAGGTTTTGGTTTAAAAGATGCCAATGGACCTATTCCCGATTTCTCGCTGAATTTTAATAATACTTTAGTTGCCGCAGATAATAGAACAGGAATAACAGTGTATGGCTTTAACCGCGATAGGAGCATGTTTGATGCTAATGGCGATGGCTTTTCGGAACTTGCTCCGTTGAGTAACTTTAGTATGGGGACAAGAATTTGGCAAAAGCTGGGTGATAGGGGAAAGATAAGTGTCGATTTTTTTGGAATACGAGAGAAGCGTGATGGAGGGAATAAACAGGCTTATCCATTGCATGAGCGCGATGTGGCTGAGGCAGTTAAGCATGACTTAAGGGCTGGTTCTCTACTTTATGAACGCTATTTTCGTCATCTCGATTTGTTTTCGTTTTTTGTTTCTGCACAATATCTAAATCGCGATTCGTATTATGGAGCAAACAAGTCGCTGAGTAGCTATGGTAAGTCCAGAGATATTACCTTTAATGCCGGAATGCAGTATAAGGCTATCTTGGGTTTATCAACTCTTACTTTTGGCTCAGAGCTTACTGGAAGTAATTTGAATGATAAGAAGTTGGCATATAGGGATATATCCAATCCGATTTTTGAAATTGACACTCAAACAGGAGATACTCTAGGTGTGAATTATCCACAGGTTGACAATACGACCGTGTCGGACCAAGGCCTTTTGACTTACGGTGTATTTGCTCAGCATGATTTAAGCATAGGAAAGCTTAAGACTTCATTAGGCCTTCGTTTAGAACAGTATAGAGTGGTTGATTATGTCCATGAAGATAATCCTGATAAGAATGGGCTGGTGCTTGTCCCTCGTGTTAGCTTGATGTATAATGCCACAGAGTGGATGCAGGCACGCGTATCTTATTCCCAAGGTTATAGGACACCACAAATATTTGATGAGGATTTGCATGTTGAAACCTCTGGGGCTCGGCAAGTGATAAACAGAAACGACCCCGACTTAAAGCAGGAAACTAGCCATAGCTTTATGTTTTCATTAGATATTAACAAACAGGTTGGAAGAAACTATATTGGTTTTCTCACAGAATTATTTTACACCCGTTTACAAGACCCTTTTGTGAATGAAATTGGGACACCCGATGAAAATGGCGTTGTTGTTTATACACGTAGGAATGCACCCGATGGAGCTACGGTTAAGGGGTTTAATATGGAAGGGAAGTTTAAAAGCCTTAAAGATTTTTCAGTTACAGCAGGTTTTACTTTGCAGTCATCTCTTTACGATGTTCCCCAAGAGTTTGGAGAGAGGAAATTTTTTCGGACACCATCGCAATACGGTTATCTAATCTTGGATTGGGATTTTATGAAAGGGTTTTGCCTTTCTGTATCAGGCACTTATACTGGAAGCATGTTGGCCCCCTATTTTGGACCTAATACCAATATGGAAACTGGTGAGCTGAGGGAAACTCAGGAGTTCTTTGATATGAATCTCAAGTTGTCGTACGATGTTGACCTGAACGGAAAAGTGTTACGGTTTTTTGGTGGTGTTAAAAATATCTTCAATTCATATCAAAGCGATTTTGATATGGGTATTAATCGTGACCCTTCGTATATATATGGCCCAACAAACCCAAGAACTATTTTTGTAGGAGTTAAATTTGGAAACTTGTTGCGATAG
- a CDS encoding response regulator — MTNNKYKILIADDDNISVILLTKYLKNIPTEFFIARDGVEAIKIFEDNPDIDIILMDLKMPKLNGLEATKKIKSLNPNVKIIAETAFAMVDDEKKALDAGCDAYITKPINAEKLIKIIEEMQNI, encoded by the coding sequence ATGACAAACAATAAATACAAGATACTTATTGCCGATGATGACAATATCTCTGTCATTCTACTTACCAAATACTTAAAAAACATTCCTACAGAATTCTTTATTGCACGTGATGGGGTTGAAGCCATCAAGATTTTCGAGGACAATCCCGATATCGACATTATTTTAATGGATTTAAAAATGCCTAAGCTAAATGGCCTGGAAGCAACAAAAAAAATCAAATCCTTAAATCCAAACGTTAAAATAATTGCAGAAACAGCATTCGCCATGGTTGACGATGAAAAGAAAGCGCTAGATGCAGGTTGCGATGCTTATATAACAAAACCTATAAATGCCGAAAAACTTATCAAGATAATTGAGGAGATGCAAAACATTTAA
- the rbr gene encoding rubrerythrin has protein sequence MEKSIKGTKTEQNLLKAFAGESQAKNRYTYFSKVAKQEGYEQIAEIFMITALQEEQHAKQFFKFLEGGMVEITASYPAGVIGTTAENLKAAAMGENEEWTALYPEFAKIAEEEGFPKIATAFKLIAKVEKEHEERYKKLLERVESETVFEREEEIEWVCRKCGYVHKGKKALKNCPVCQHPQAYFEEKASNY, from the coding sequence ATGGAAAAGAGCATTAAAGGGACAAAAACCGAGCAGAACCTTTTAAAAGCATTTGCAGGTGAATCGCAAGCAAAGAACCGGTATACCTATTTTTCGAAGGTTGCCAAACAAGAAGGTTACGAACAAATTGCTGAAATATTCATGATTACTGCCCTACAAGAAGAGCAGCACGCCAAACAGTTTTTCAAGTTTCTTGAAGGAGGAATGGTTGAAATTACTGCCAGCTACCCTGCAGGAGTGATTGGAACAACAGCTGAGAACTTGAAAGCTGCAGCCATGGGCGAAAATGAGGAATGGACTGCCCTTTATCCCGAATTTGCTAAAATAGCCGAAGAAGAGGGTTTCCCTAAAATAGCAACTGCGTTTAAACTCATTGCAAAGGTTGAAAAGGAGCACGAGGAACGTTACAAAAAACTTCTTGAACGCGTTGAGAGCGAAACTGTTTTTGAACGTGAAGAGGAGATTGAATGGGTATGCCGCAAATGTGGATATGTTCATAAAGGCAAAAAAGCATTAAAGAACTGTCCTGTTTGCCAACATCCGCAAGCCTACTTTGAGGAGAAGGCAAGCAACTACTAA
- the recG gene encoding ATP-dependent DNA helicase RecG produces the protein MSNVLDNDIMYLPGVGPKRSELLKKELGIFTFGDLLYFFPYRHIDRTKIYKIAELTEELPYVQVVGRIINISEAGAGRNRRLKAIITDGTGTMEMVWFKGINWVIKRLKPNIDYLFFGKASRFGSTFSMAHPEMDIYSPNQEMLTGMLQPVYSTTEKLKSNHITSKTIMGYVKALLPIVKGKIQETLTLPIIEKHKLMTLQEALFNVHFPQNPLILRKAQYRIKFEELFYTQLSILSRQKVRQVRVNGHVFKHVGVNFNRFYYEKLPFPLTNAQKRVIKEIRNDMISGKQMNRLLQGDVGSGKTVVALMCMLLAVDNGYQACIMAPTEILANQHFESITNLLGDLPVTVGLLTGSTKKSERNTLHKSLEAGELQILIGTHALIEDVVKFKNLGLVVIDEQQRFGVAQRAKLWEKNNDPPHVLVMTATPIPRTLAMTVYGDLDVSIIDELPPGRKPVKTIHYTDAKRNLVFGLMREQIEKGRQVYVVYPLIKESEKLENLKDLEDGYESIVRAFPPPKYVTVVVHGQMKAEDKDYAMNLFAQGKAQIMVATTVIEVGVNVPNATVMVIESAERFGLSQLHQLRGRVGRGADESYCVLVSQVKLTKESRKRLETMVSTNDGFQIAEVDLQLRGPGDITGTLQSGMPFDLKMANLATDGQLIQHVRGVVNDLLDSDPLLEQPQNSLLKNQLNKLEIHRTDYTGIS, from the coding sequence ATGAGCAATGTTTTAGATAACGATATAATGTATTTGCCAGGTGTTGGACCCAAACGCTCCGAACTTCTCAAAAAGGAGTTAGGCATTTTTACATTTGGCGATTTGCTCTACTTTTTCCCTTATAGGCACATCGACAGAACAAAGATTTACAAGATTGCAGAGCTAACAGAAGAGCTACCATATGTACAAGTAGTAGGTAGAATTATAAACATATCTGAAGCAGGAGCAGGCCGTAACCGAAGGCTAAAGGCAATCATCACCGATGGTACTGGCACCATGGAAATGGTGTGGTTTAAGGGCATAAACTGGGTCATAAAGCGACTAAAGCCTAATATTGACTACCTGTTTTTCGGGAAAGCTTCACGCTTTGGTTCAACCTTCAGTATGGCCCATCCCGAAATGGATATTTATAGCCCAAACCAAGAGATGTTAACGGGTATGCTTCAACCGGTTTACTCAACAACTGAAAAGTTAAAAAGCAACCATATCACATCAAAAACCATTATGGGCTATGTAAAAGCCCTGCTACCAATAGTTAAAGGTAAAATCCAAGAAACCCTTACTCTTCCTATTATTGAGAAACACAAGCTAATGACACTACAAGAGGCTCTATTTAACGTACATTTCCCTCAAAACCCGTTAATCCTTCGAAAAGCCCAATACCGTATAAAGTTTGAGGAACTTTTTTACACTCAGCTTAGCATTCTAAGCAGGCAAAAGGTTCGTCAGGTTAGGGTCAACGGACATGTATTTAAGCACGTTGGCGTGAACTTCAATCGCTTTTACTACGAGAAACTACCCTTCCCCTTAACTAATGCACAAAAAAGGGTGATTAAAGAGATACGCAACGATATGATAAGCGGTAAACAAATGAACCGTTTGCTGCAAGGAGATGTGGGAAGTGGAAAAACAGTTGTAGCACTCATGTGCATGCTTTTAGCAGTTGACAATGGATACCAGGCCTGCATAATGGCACCTACAGAAATATTAGCGAACCAGCACTTCGAGTCCATTACAAATCTTTTAGGAGATTTACCGGTGACTGTTGGCCTACTTACAGGCAGCACAAAAAAATCGGAACGCAATACGCTCCACAAGTCACTTGAAGCAGGAGAACTTCAAATACTTATTGGTACTCATGCCCTTATTGAGGATGTGGTTAAATTCAAAAACCTTGGTCTTGTTGTGATTGATGAGCAACAACGCTTTGGCGTTGCTCAACGCGCAAAACTATGGGAAAAGAACAACGACCCACCCCATGTACTAGTAATGACTGCCACGCCCATTCCTAGAACATTAGCCATGACAGTTTATGGCGACTTAGATGTCAGCATTATTGACGAGCTACCTCCTGGACGAAAACCTGTAAAAACAATACATTACACCGATGCCAAACGAAACCTGGTATTTGGATTAATGCGTGAGCAAATTGAAAAGGGACGTCAAGTATATGTTGTTTACCCACTAATTAAAGAGTCTGAAAAACTAGAAAATTTAAAAGACTTAGAGGATGGTTACGAAAGCATTGTTCGTGCATTTCCTCCTCCGAAATACGTAACTGTAGTGGTTCACGGCCAAATGAAGGCCGAAGACAAAGACTACGCCATGAACCTTTTTGCTCAAGGCAAAGCTCAAATTATGGTAGCAACAACTGTAATTGAGGTTGGAGTAAACGTCCCTAATGCAACCGTTATGGTGATAGAAAGCGCAGAACGATTTGGGCTTTCGCAACTTCACCAGCTACGAGGTAGAGTTGGGCGCGGAGCCGACGAGAGCTACTGCGTACTAGTTTCGCAAGTAAAACTTACCAAAGAATCTCGCAAAAGGCTAGAAACAATGGTTTCCACAAACGATGGCTTCCAGATTGCCGAAGTGGACCTACAGCTTCGCGGGCCTGGTGATATAACTGGCACCTTACAAAGCGGCATGCCCTTTGACCTTAAAATGGCAAACCTAGCAACTGATGGGCAACTTATCCAGCATGTCAGAGGTGTGGTAAACGACCTACTTGACTCCGACCCCTTGCTTGAACAGCCACAGAACAGTCTGCTTAAAAATCAGCTTAACAAACTTGAGATACACCGAACCGACTATACTGGCATTTCATGA
- a CDS encoding RecQ family ATP-dependent DNA helicase codes for MGKFEEILRKYWGYNSFRSIQLDIIESVYSGTDTLALMPTGGGKSITFQVPALAMEGICIVVSPLIALMKDQVENLKKRGINAIAIYSGMSQHEIDIALDNCAYGDVKFLYVSPERLSTPIFRERVRKMNVCMVAIDEAHCISQWGYDFRPSYLNISELRDYIPENVPFLAVTATATPDVAKDIQDKLRFRDGRVFRMDFSRENLVYLVRNVEDKEKYLFKIVENVPGSGVIYVRNRKKTKDVALMLQREGQSADFYHAGLSMEMRNAKQNDWQTGKTRIIVATNAFGMGIDKPDVRFVIHMDLPDSPEAYFQEAGRAGRDGKLAYAILLYNESDSLKIEQRINTSFPPPEEIRRIYQALGSYFNIAYGSGKGEVFDFNLMDFCTTYKLNLVVAYNSLKILEQEGYIELTDELDNPSRIIFLVNKKELYNYQVAHAEMDKFIKILLRILPGVFSQYVRIDEQYIAKSTGLSIDVVVNNLKTLSRQKIINYIPKKRTPLVIFITERLDDKNLRIEPERYQTLKDRYMKRANAMLDYAQSKAKCRSQFINEYFGQTNSFRCGKCDVCTSRNELDMSKFEFDKILEKVKAILLEKPTPLENLVDETNMNPERVLKVIQFLVDTEKISISDDNKLRWNS; via the coding sequence ATGGGAAAGTTTGAAGAAATTCTTCGAAAATACTGGGGCTACAACTCGTTTCGCTCCATTCAGTTAGATATCATAGAATCGGTCTATAGCGGAACCGATACACTTGCCCTTATGCCCACTGGTGGTGGAAAATCAATAACCTTTCAGGTTCCAGCGCTAGCCATGGAAGGTATTTGTATAGTAGTTTCGCCGCTCATAGCACTAATGAAAGACCAGGTTGAGAACCTAAAGAAAAGAGGCATAAATGCAATTGCCATATACTCAGGAATGTCGCAACACGAAATCGATATTGCATTAGACAACTGCGCCTATGGCGATGTAAAGTTTCTTTACGTCTCGCCCGAACGGCTTTCCACCCCTATTTTTCGAGAGAGAGTTCGTAAAATGAATGTTTGCATGGTGGCAATCGACGAAGCACATTGTATTTCACAATGGGGATATGACTTCCGTCCATCATACCTGAACATCAGCGAGTTGCGCGATTATATACCTGAAAACGTTCCTTTTTTGGCCGTCACTGCCACGGCAACTCCCGATGTGGCCAAAGATATTCAAGATAAGCTGCGTTTTAGGGATGGACGTGTGTTTAGAATGGATTTCTCGCGCGAGAACCTTGTTTACTTAGTAAGAAATGTTGAAGACAAAGAAAAATATCTTTTTAAAATAGTTGAAAATGTTCCAGGAAGCGGCGTTATCTATGTCCGAAACAGAAAAAAAACAAAAGACGTTGCTCTAATGCTTCAGCGCGAAGGCCAATCTGCAGATTTTTACCATGCAGGCCTTTCCATGGAAATGCGAAACGCAAAACAAAACGATTGGCAAACTGGGAAAACAAGAATAATTGTTGCAACCAATGCTTTTGGTATGGGAATCGACAAACCCGACGTGCGGTTTGTCATACATATGGACCTACCTGACTCTCCCGAAGCATACTTTCAGGAAGCTGGTAGGGCTGGGCGCGATGGGAAATTGGCATATGCTATCCTACTATACAACGAGTCTGACTCTCTAAAAATTGAACAAAGAATTAACACGAGTTTCCCTCCACCTGAAGAAATTAGAAGAATTTACCAGGCACTTGGCTCGTATTTTAATATTGCTTACGGCAGTGGGAAAGGCGAAGTTTTCGACTTTAACCTTATGGATTTCTGTACAACCTATAAGTTAAATCTTGTTGTAGCGTATAACTCTCTTAAAATTCTTGAGCAGGAGGGGTATATTGAGCTAACCGACGAGTTGGACAACCCTAGCCGAATTATTTTCCTTGTTAACAAAAAGGAACTTTACAACTATCAGGTTGCGCATGCCGAAATGGATAAGTTCATTAAAATCCTTTTAAGAATTCTACCTGGTGTGTTCAGCCAGTATGTTAGAATCGACGAGCAATATATTGCAAAATCTACAGGACTTTCCATTGATGTGGTTGTAAACAATCTGAAAACTCTATCACGTCAAAAAATCATTAATTACATTCCCAAAAAGAGAACACCGCTAGTTATATTCATAACCGAAAGACTCGATGACAAAAACCTAAGGATAGAGCCAGAAAGATACCAAACGCTGAAAGATAGATACATGAAACGTGCAAACGCAATGCTCGATTACGCGCAAAGCAAAGCCAAGTGCCGCAGCCAGTTCATAAACGAATACTTTGGTCAAACCAATAGCTTCAGATGCGGAAAATGCGATGTTTGCACATCGCGAAATGAACTCGATATGAGCAAGTTCGAATTCGACAAGATACTAGAAAAGGTAAAAGCAATCCTTCTTGAAAAACCTACCCCCCTTGAAAACCTTGTAGATGAAACCAATATGAATCCCGAAAGGGTTTTAAAAGTAATCCAGTTCTTAGTTGACACTGAAAAGATTAGCATTAGCGACGATAACAAGTTAAGGTGGAATTCCTAA
- a CDS encoding PEP/pyruvate-binding domain-containing protein → MKTKPNPDEFYRLLAQSKERLKELNAINSVINIIKENRPIPETLHRICFILPDAWQYPEFTMARVKYGQYEFQTHGFKETPWCQRQGFETIDGVYGAIEIFYTKEFQEEHEGPFLKEERDLITNIANILEGYINSIKGRDAIKEKVAPKKKLEQAESHNKKLLQRFINQHNADRDIYHDLMPFKVQEILLISTLYDAYSIEREDRLTDNILGEYSKLSLSSVPRITGVSSLDEAIEKLEERYFNLIIIMMGADTVTPLKMASRIKGEYKHIPLYLLVNNSYIVNEIEKNPTTIEGVDKIFVWNGEPKIFFSMIKLLEDKVNIENDTRIALTRAILLVEDSPKYYSRYLPLLYGSVLDQTKRVIEDVRTDDLYKVLRIRIRPKILLAGTYEEAIELINRYKDYLLCIISDVKFYRKGKLDDNAGVELIGQARQLLPDLPIILQSFEKSNEAIAHKLKAAFLDKNSESLMNDIKNFLSNYLGFGDFVFKDSEGTPIAIATSMEEFENALRIIPDESLLYHAQKNHFSMWLAARGEIQVARIIHPSKIDDFSGPSEIREYLLSTLKKYRQEKKRGKIVSFDSNWEVDSSNIVSLADGSIGGKGRGLAFINTLIYTFDISQYTPNINLLTPRTSIIGTNEFECFMERNNLYEKVFTCKNYEELQVYFLKAEISDQLKLRLDRLLQIYHRPLAIRSSGMLEDSVMQPFAGVFETYMIPNSHPDRSERLKRLTDAIKLVYASVFSPTSRAYIKAMNLRVEDEKMAVIVQEVVGSKYDNYYYPNISGVAQSHNYYPFGHINPEDGFANIAIGLGKHVVEGGRSYRFCPKYPTLINYTMEDLIKNSQVDFLAVDLTKNDYNLLSGDEAGLKRLDLYDAEKHGNLKHCASVYSSENSSLIPGIGQPGPRVVNFANILKYNYIPLAQTIDVILDIVEEALGSPCEIEFAVDLNRDKNYKASFFLLQIKPLMASAQEYKLDINLIDPNKLIILSNNSMGNGHITSIQDVVYIKQKAFNKSMTLEMAKEVEEINAKLEDDDKQYVLIGPGRWGTRDRWIGIPVVWSQICNAKVIVETSFDDFPLDASYGSHFFHNVISMNVGYCSVPNNDSFSKISWEMLDSLPAITEKRFFRHVRFPKPIDIKMDGTKRLLAITLND, encoded by the coding sequence ATGAAAACCAAACCAAATCCTGATGAGTTTTACCGACTACTTGCCCAAAGCAAGGAGCGCTTAAAAGAGCTAAATGCGATAAACAGCGTAATAAACATAATTAAAGAGAACAGGCCAATTCCTGAAACCCTCCACAGGATATGTTTTATTTTACCAGATGCATGGCAATACCCAGAATTCACAATGGCAAGGGTTAAATATGGGCAATACGAGTTTCAAACACATGGGTTTAAGGAAACGCCTTGGTGCCAACGTCAAGGTTTTGAAACAATTGATGGAGTTTATGGAGCCATTGAAATTTTTTACACAAAAGAGTTCCAGGAAGAACACGAAGGGCCATTCCTTAAAGAGGAGCGTGACCTTATTACAAACATTGCAAACATTTTAGAGGGATACATTAATAGCATTAAGGGCCGCGATGCTATCAAGGAAAAAGTCGCACCCAAAAAGAAATTAGAACAAGCAGAATCGCATAATAAAAAGCTACTTCAACGATTTATCAACCAACATAATGCCGATAGGGACATATATCATGACCTAATGCCCTTCAAAGTTCAAGAAATTCTTTTAATCTCAACCCTATACGACGCATACAGCATAGAACGTGAAGATAGGCTCACCGATAATATTTTAGGTGAATACTCAAAGTTAAGCTTATCAAGCGTACCTAGAATCACAGGTGTTTCCTCCCTTGACGAGGCCATTGAAAAACTGGAAGAAAGGTATTTTAACCTTATTATAATAATGATGGGTGCCGATACTGTTACACCTCTAAAAATGGCATCACGTATTAAGGGCGAGTATAAACACATCCCGCTATATCTACTTGTCAACAACAGCTACATTGTCAACGAAATTGAGAAAAACCCGACAACCATAGAGGGAGTGGATAAGATTTTTGTATGGAATGGCGAGCCAAAGATTTTCTTCTCAATGATTAAATTGCTGGAGGATAAAGTAAACATTGAAAATGATACACGTATAGCATTAACGCGGGCAATCCTGCTAGTTGAAGACTCTCCAAAGTACTACTCACGTTATTTGCCATTACTCTATGGCTCAGTTCTCGACCAGACAAAAAGGGTTATTGAAGATGTAAGAACCGATGATTTATATAAAGTATTACGAATTAGAATCAGACCAAAGATTCTTCTAGCGGGAACTTACGAAGAGGCTATTGAGTTGATTAATCGCTATAAGGATTATCTTCTTTGCATTATTTCAGATGTAAAATTTTACAGAAAAGGGAAACTCGACGATAATGCTGGTGTTGAACTTATTGGACAAGCAAGACAGCTATTACCCGACCTTCCAATTATTCTCCAATCGTTTGAAAAATCTAACGAAGCTATTGCCCACAAACTAAAAGCTGCTTTCCTTGATAAAAATTCCGAAAGTTTGATGAACGATATCAAAAATTTCCTTAGCAACTATCTTGGTTTTGGGGATTTTGTATTTAAAGATTCAGAAGGTACTCCTATAGCCATTGCTACTTCAATGGAAGAATTTGAAAATGCTCTTAGAATTATACCCGACGAAAGTCTTCTTTACCATGCCCAAAAAAACCACTTCTCAATGTGGTTAGCAGCACGTGGCGAGATACAGGTTGCAAGAATAATACATCCATCAAAAATAGATGATTTTTCTGGTCCATCAGAAATTCGGGAGTACTTACTATCTACTTTAAAAAAATATCGGCAGGAAAAGAAACGTGGTAAAATAGTAAGCTTTGACTCAAACTGGGAGGTTGACTCAAGCAATATTGTTAGCCTTGCCGATGGGTCAATTGGTGGAAAGGGACGTGGGTTAGCCTTTATCAACACACTAATTTACACTTTCGACATATCACAATACACACCGAATATCAACCTGCTCACTCCAAGAACATCTATTATTGGGACCAATGAGTTCGAATGCTTCATGGAGAGAAACAACCTGTACGAAAAGGTATTCACCTGTAAAAACTACGAGGAACTCCAAGTGTATTTCTTAAAGGCAGAAATTTCGGATCAGCTAAAACTTCGTCTCGATAGGCTGTTACAAATATATCATCGTCCTTTGGCAATAAGATCGTCGGGCATGCTCGAAGATTCTGTAATGCAACCATTTGCAGGTGTTTTCGAAACCTACATGATCCCCAACTCTCATCCAGACAGAAGCGAAAGGCTAAAACGACTTACCGACGCTATCAAACTTGTTTATGCCTCAGTTTTTTCACCAACCTCTAGAGCCTATATAAAGGCCATGAACCTAAGAGTAGAGGATGAAAAGATGGCTGTTATAGTCCAAGAAGTAGTGGGGAGCAAATACGACAATTACTACTACCCTAACATCAGCGGGGTTGCTCAATCGCACAACTACTACCCGTTTGGACATATAAACCCAGAAGATGGCTTTGCCAATATTGCCATCGGACTAGGCAAACACGTTGTTGAGGGCGGACGCTCGTACCGTTTCTGCCCCAAATACCCCACCTTAATAAACTACACCATGGAAGATCTAATCAAAAATTCACAGGTCGACTTCCTTGCTGTAGATTTAACTAAGAATGACTACAACCTATTATCGGGAGATGAGGCTGGACTAAAACGCTTAGACCTTTATGATGCTGAAAAGCATGGCAACCTTAAACATTGTGCATCGGTTTACAGCTCCGAAAACTCATCGCTAATACCAGGAATAGGACAGCCTGGACCACGTGTGGTTAACTTTGCCAACATACTAAAGTACAACTACATCCCCCTAGCCCAAACTATTGATGTAATCCTCGACATTGTTGAAGAAGCTCTTGGCTCTCCGTGCGAGATTGAATTTGCCGTAGACCTTAACCGTGATAAAAACTATAAAGCCTCTTTCTTCCTCCTCCAAATTAAACCTTTAATGGCAAGTGCACAGGAATACAAACTTGACATCAACCTTATTGATCCAAACAAGCTTATCATTCTTTCAAACAACTCCATGGGGAATGGCCATATTACATCAATTCAAGATGTGGTATACATCAAGCAAAAGGCTTTTAATAAGTCCATGACTCTTGAAATGGCTAAAGAAGTTGAAGAGATAAATGCTAAACTCGAAGACGACGATAAACAATACGTACTGATTGGACCTGGCAGATGGGGAACGAGAGACCGCTGGATAGGAATACCTGTTGTTTGGTCGCAAATATGCAATGCAAAAGTAATTGTTGAAACCAGCTTTGACGATTTCCCTCTCGATGCATCATATGGTTCGCATTTCTTCCATAATGTAATCTCAATGAACGTTGGCTACTGTTCCGTACCAAACAACGACAGCTTTTCAAAAATCAGTTGGGAAATGCTAGATAGTTTACCAGCAATAACAGAAAAGAGATTTTTCCGCCACGTACGCTTTCCTAAACCGATAGATATTAAAATGGATGGAACAAAACGATTATTGGCTATCACCTTGAATGATTAA